From Orenia metallireducens:
AATAATATACCAGTTCCAGATTTTATATCTGTTTCAAGTATAGAGGATATTGGAAATGCAGGAGAGAAATTTGCTTATCCGATGATGCTAAAGAGTTGTACCGGTGGCTATGATGGTAAGGGTAATTCAATAATTAAGAATCAAGATATGATAGAGCATGCTTATCAAAGCCTAGGAGCAGGAAGCTTACCATTAATGATAGAACGCTTTGTACCCTTTACTAAAGAGATTTCTATTTTGGCTTGTCGAGGAATTAATGGAGAGATTGCTGTTTATCCTGTTGCTGAGAATGATCACCAAGATAGTATTTTAATTGAAACAAGAGTACCAGCAGAGATTTCAGATGTTCTTAAAGAAGATGCTATTAGCTTAGCCCATCAAGTAATGGAAGTCTTTGAAGGTGTAGGTATCTTCTGTATTGAGATGTTTGTGACAGAAGATGAAGAGTTATTGATCAATGAGATAGCACCAAGACCTCATAACTCTGGACATTATACTATTGAAGGGGCTGTTACTTCCCAATTTGAGCAACATATCAGAGCAATTACTGGTTTACCTCTTGGAGAAACAACTTTATTAAGACCAGCAGTAATGAGAAATATTTTAGGAGAAGGACAGCAAGGAAAAGCTATTGTAGAGGGAATGATAGAGGCTTCTAGAGAATCTGCTCTTAAATTTCATATTTACGGTAAAGAGATATCTAAGCCTAAAAGGAAGATGGGGCATTTTACAGTTACAGGTGATAGTTTAGAAGAAGCAGTAAAAAAGGCAGAAGAAGCAAGTAAGTTAATTAAGATTGTTGGAAGTAGTGACTAGTAATGGCTAAAAAGGCCGAGTTCAGACTCGACCTTTTGTAAGGACTAAATCTATTAAGATTGATAAAAAATTATACTAATCTAGAGATAGGAGAGGATTAAGTCTATGAAACCACTTGTTGGTATTATCATGGGAAGTGATTCTGATTTACCAGTAATGAAAGAGGCTGTAAAGATTATGGAAGAGTTTGAAGTGCCTCATGAAATTACAGTTGTATCGGCTCACCGTACTCCACAGCGTTTATATGATTATGCTCAAAAGGCAGAGCAGAAAGGTTTAGAGGTTATTATTGCTGGAGCAGGAGGGGCAGCTCATTTACCAGGGATGGTAGCATCTATTACTAGCCTTCCAGTAATAGGAGTTCCAGTCAAGACATCGACCTTAAGTGGAGTTGATTCATTGTATTCAATCGTTCAGATGCCAGGGGGTGTTCCTGTAGCTACTGTAGCAATTAATGGTGCTAAAAATGCAGGTCTATTGGCTGTTCAAATCTTAGGTGGAGTAGATAAAAAATTGAGAAATAAATATAAAGAATATAAGACTAATATGAGAGAGATGGTTGAAGGTGTAGCTACTAAATTAGAGAATTTAGGTGCTGAGAAGTATTTAGAGGATAAAGAAAATAATAAACATAACGAATATTAAAACATATAGATATTAAATCATTCGTTATTTTGTTGATATAATAGTTTTGATATGTTATTATAGAATCATAGAGAAGTTAAAAACGAATATTCTTGCTCAGTATATATGTAGGGATAGGGCCTACACGTTTCTACCAGACAGCCGTAAACTGTCTGACTACTTGGGGAAGTTTACTTAGGGAACTTTATGCCTAATTATACCTTCTAAAAAGTAGTAGAGGAATAATTAGGTTTTTTTATATAAAAAATTAAAGAGTGAATTATATAGGAGGGATAAGATGATAAGTCGTAGTATTTTTGATAATATTAGCCCTTTAGACCACCGTTATTCAATGAGAAGTGAGGAATTTGAAGAGTATAGCAGATATTTATCAGAGAGAGCAAAGATAAGATACCAATCAGAAGTGGAGTTAGCTTTAGTAAAAGCTTTGGCTAAAAATGGAATCTGCTCTGATGAAGTAGTTAAAGAAGTAGAGCAGGCTATAATTGAGCTTAGTCCAGAGGAAGTTTATGCAGAAGAGAA
This genomic window contains:
- the purE gene encoding 5-(carboxyamino)imidazole ribonucleotide mutase, with protein sequence MKPLVGIIMGSDSDLPVMKEAVKIMEEFEVPHEITVVSAHRTPQRLYDYAQKAEQKGLEVIIAGAGGAAHLPGMVASITSLPVIGVPVKTSTLSGVDSLYSIVQMPGGVPVATVAINGAKNAGLLAVQILGGVDKKLRNKYKEYKTNMREMVEGVATKLENLGAEKYLEDKENNKHNEY
- a CDS encoding 5-(carboxyamino)imidazole ribonucleotide synthase, with the translated sequence MFKDPTKQKIGIIGGGQLGKMMILEAKKMNFYIIILDPTPNCPAHSIADEHIVADFDDEQAIRELADKSDVITYEFEHIGVDVLKKLEEEGYRIYPTVKSLEIIQNKYQQKKVLLSNNIPVPDFISVSSIEDIGNAGEKFAYPMMLKSCTGGYDGKGNSIIKNQDMIEHAYQSLGAGSLPLMIERFVPFTKEISILACRGINGEIAVYPVAENDHQDSILIETRVPAEISDVLKEDAISLAHQVMEVFEGVGIFCIEMFVTEDEELLINEIAPRPHNSGHYTIEGAVTSQFEQHIRAITGLPLGETTLLRPAVMRNILGEGQQGKAIVEGMIEASRESALKFHIYGKEISKPKRKMGHFTVTGDSLEEAVKKAEEASKLIKIVGSSD